The genomic interval aagcggtATTATTACAAGGgcctattaaattaatttttaatattaaaagtcgtaataaatttattactaattaactacgtaatagtaacgacgtaataataaaagttagaaataaaaatagttaagtagaaataaaagtgggtaagtaaataagtaaataagtagttaagtaaaagtagaaatataattaaaagtatacgtactaggtagtaataaaagtacgtacttaaaaagtagagATTTTAAGCTTAGGCCTACGGTAAGTACGGGAGGTAGATCGGAGAAGGTACGCTAAAAAATTTAAGGCCTCTGGTTAGCTACACGGGCCATATTAAAGTGGAGTACTGCCCGGTTAGCCAAACAGTACTACCCGGATAGCAAAACTCTTTCAGATTTTCCACCTTTCCTCCTTTCtaactttccctcctgcAAAGTTCACAACCACGGATTATTGACGGCTAATGTTCTACTATATAGTGAAAAGAAGGGAAGCTTCGAGGAGTATCTGGAGGGAATCCTCGCTGACTAACTTCACGCGACAGAATGAGTCTAAGATAAACCGTGAATGTATCTCACAAGATCGACGAATACGGAATTCGGAGAAGGACTCAAGCCGGAAAAGTCAAAGTTGAGGGCCCCAAGCATAGTATTTGCAAGTCCAACTTTTCTTACCCATCGCGACGGCCAGAAACAAGGGCCGGTAGACGGGGACGACGGCAGTACGCGCATGGATGTTGATTTGTTTTTGTTACCTGAAGGAGAAGACCTTTTGCCATACTTTGAACATAACGAATGTCAAGCCTACGATCTGATCCTTGCTCTCCTTGCTCTCGTGGGAACAGAGTTCTCACAGCAGCCAGCCCTTTGAGGATTAAGAGCCTCTTTCTTTCCCTCGGGTCCTAGATCGGCCCCGTTTTGGCCGAATGCCGAGTCATCATGGTCACCTGATGGCCCAGGAAGATCGTAAAGGATCGCCTGTAATTCTCACTAGAGTAGGTTCCGGCTAGACTTGGTTCTTCGCCTTGAACCCAATCTCAACGTTGCTTGGCACTAGGCGACAGCATGAGCAGCCACTAAAGTATTCACCCAAAGCCCCCTGCACCGGTCACGAATCGAGCTCGTATCTGCCGGCTGAGGGGTTGTAGCGCGCCAAGACGGACTAATTCGACCTTTTCTTGTCAGGACCAGCTCTCCCCACACTTGTCTTCCCCCTAAAAAGGAACAGAAGCGTTTGAGCATATACCGTGGCTGTCAAGCATCGCTCTATGAAAGCCACGCTTGGCTCTGCGAGTTACAGGAGCTGAACGGAAATTCTACGAGAATCTGCAGAGTGTCGGCAGAGGCGCGAAGTAATCAGTCAAAAAGGCGGGGGGGAGAGGATCGTGCATGAGCCCACTTAATAAAGCCTACCAATCTGCCCAGAAGACCATGCCACTGGCCAATGTTTAATCGCTTCCTACCGGGGCATCTAAGTGCGAGCCGAAGAACCCGTCTCGAAATTCCCGTTTTCGCTGCCCAATAACTGTAGGTGTTATAACCGCACTCTACCAGTCTCATCTCCAAGAGCACCCAAGAAACAGCTTCAGATGACGTTATTCACTCAGTGGATCAACTGAGGGACCTAGCGTTCGTGAGACAGTCAAGCTCACACCAGGAAGCGGCTGTGGCCCGAAGTAAAAAGTATTGTCAATATGAGACGCTCCCCCTTGCGCCAGCATGTACGCTGTACTGCCAAGGCTTGACATTTCGTTGAATATAGTGCTATGCATCAAGACTTGACTTTAGGCCTTGCCAAGTGAATACTCTGAGCATATAAAATTACGAACTGGAGATTAATACCAAAATACTGAAAGCCAGTCAATCAGCAATAACGTTGTGCTTAGCTCAAGCGGAATATTAACTCCTCCCATTCAACTTCCATCAATTGTGGTCTTAAGAGGTTCTTAGAGCAGCTCTGTCGATCATCTCACAGGTGACGCCAAGCGAAGACAGCGTCGTGCCAAGGTCCAACGTGTGAGCCAAGGGACGGAAGTTTCAAAAGCATGAATCGGGAAGGTCTGTTTTCTCAGAGCAAGCCATCCGCGCTTCCATTTTGCTTCTTTAGGGTGCCATTCGTGTAGCTCTTAACCGAACTGGCGACCCTATTTCCCAATTTCTGTCCAACCGGCGCTCACCCCCGGCTCAACCGTAGCCACTCCGTAGCCATGCCGAACCGCCTCCAAGCTCGTGGTAAATGAATGCGGAGGATGCATTCCCGGTCTAGGGGCCGGGCCAATTTCGTCCTCCAACGAACGTGCTTGCCCCATATGAGTATCTACCGGAGTGGCGCGCATCTGGAGCATCGCAGTATCCACCTGGTTGAGTCGTTGGGGGCCATCAGATATAAACGTGTCGCCGTGCCGAAGTTCTCTAAAGAAGAGGGCCTTGAGGTACCTTACACTctacttcttcttcctctctaTTGATACCCGTGTATCTAGCCCGCAATCATGGTCAAGTCATCCGTCCTCACGGCAGTGCTGGCGCTCGCCTCCTCGGCTGCCGCCCAGTGCGGTTCCGGCACGCCCGACGCAAAGGTCACTGGATCTGGAAGTTCTTTCGTGGCCACCAAGGGCTCCAGCCAGATCTACTCCGGCTCCGACTACCGTGCTGCCATCCAGGCCGCCGTCGACTCCATCAGCAGCGGCCAACGCGTCTCCGTCATCGCCTCCGGCTCCATCGGTGCCAACACCATCGCCATTCAGAGCGGGAAGACCTTCGAGGGCTGCGGAACCATCAATGTCGCCCTCCGATCCGGCCGCGGCGCCATCGAGGTCACCAACGCCTCGGGCGTTAAGATCCCCTACCTCTCCATGACCGGAAACCCGTACTTTGGTCTCCGCTTCTACGGTACGAAGGACCTCACCCTCGGCGCTATCAACATGAACCTCAGCGGCGGCATCGGCATCCGCTTCGACCGCGACCAAGCCGCCAACACCAACGTCAAGATGGGAGTCATCACTGTCAACGGCGCCGGCAGCCACGCCGTCGAGACCTGGAACATTGACGGCCTGACCATTGACCAAGTCATTGCCAAGAATTGCGGCGAGTCGGGACTGCTGCTCCAAAAGACGACTAACGCAAAGGTCGGTCTCGTCGATGGCAACAATGTTGGTGCCGGCACCGGTTACGGAACCCTCCGCTTCGCCAACAACAATGGCCAGCTTGCCAGCGGCGCCTACACCACGAACGTCTACGTCACAAAGGTCGTCTCCCGCGGCGGTGGTCGTGGCATCTTCTGCGTCTCTCAGTCTGGCGGCGCCGAGATTGGCAGCATCGATCTCGCGAACAACGGCAACAACGCCATCCTCATTGAGAACTGCTACGGCGTCACCATCAAGGGCGGTACCGTCAACGGCGGCGGTGAGGTCCGTCTCTCTGCCCGCTCCGAGTTCCCCATCACCCGCGACATCAGCATCACCGCCAAGGTCGACGGCACCACCGTCCGCGAGTCTCCCTGCGGCACGAACATCAAGTGGAACCTTTCCGGCAACGGCGCTCGCAACATCTGCTAAGCGTGAAGTTTGTCAGTGGTGGATGGTGCTCTCTGAACATAGCGTGTTTTCCTTTTCGACAGTACATTATTCTTCATTGTGGCTCTAGTCAGTCAATGTGCATATACTATTTACAAATCTCTTCATGCCGACACAAGTTTATCGAGTAACTGACAACGTGACGTGCGGGCTGGAAACAAGATCTTTTCGTCCCCAACCCTGAATACCACCCTGGCTCCTCGGCTGCGTAATTTTGCTCGGCTCGTATCTGCATGATCGTGCGTTGGTCACTCGGCTCCCATGGAGGATCTTTTGCGAAGAAGGAAGCGAGGGCTACTCTTTGCCCCTTTTAAAAGATGATACAGGCAAGCTGGCTACCCCTGTCATCTCTCGAGATCGTCGCAATAAGCTTATCCCGTCCAAAACGCCGGAGGGATCTCCGTAGAGAGATTCTGCCCCGCACAGACGAGCAGAACATCGGCCGAGTTGCAACTTCCCTGTCGGAATGATCAATGGCAGTATCTGTAAGGATTCCGGGCAGCTATGGATACAAGGAGCCGCTTACATGCTACTGAACAGGATCGTAATCATGTGCCAGCTATTCGTCCCCATTAGATACGCAACTATGTTCCCGTTCCTTCCAAGGCTTCATCGGTACCTCATCTACCGCGGGAAATACGGAGAGGCAGAGAGAGTGCTCAAGAGACTCTCAATCCGCCCATAAACCATCCCACAAGAAGTGCAACTTCTCAAAGCTCAAGTGAGGAGCAAAGAGAACTGTATGAAGCGAGCTCGTTCAAAGACTGCTTCAGAGGAATTAACCTCCGTCGAACCGTCATCATCGCTATGGGTATTCCAATACTCTAACAGGCTCAAGGCGTGTCTTTCATCCAGAACCTCATTGTTGCTTTCACGCAGCAGCTCGGCTTCCCGGATCCCCTACGGACGAATTTTATGATGACTGACTGCAGCTTCGCTGTCCACATCATCACTTTCCTGACAATTCGCAAGATCGGTCGTCGCCGTTCTACCTGTACCATTCGAAGACGGAAGCATGTGGTTTGACAACCCGATAACCACTCAGAACGTCAAGGAAGCAAAGGCCTTGGTAACAACTGAGGGGGGAAGCCCCTATCTCTATTTCAATCCGGTATGCATATAAAACTACGCGTCCGCGTCCTTTGTTTATTCCAGATGTTGTCCAGGCTCAGGCTTCGCCATGTTACTGGACTACTGATGCCATCCTCAGCTACGCATCACGTGAAAACCTGAGAGCGCGTATTATCCACACGATATTGGAACCATACACGGGCACCTCCCTGGCGCCTTGCTCAGTTGAAGTGAAGGGGACATACTGCACCTTTGGACTTATGTGTACGGCTCCACCCTCGACACTCACCCCAGCAACCACGGCCAGTTGCAGCCTCTGAGTGTGAGTTTGATTTCCCCTCTCTCTCAATTCCTGTGCTCATCGGCTACGATCCTCAGGTTCCCACAGGCCATCAGCCTGCAAAAAGGCGAAGATTTGAAACACATCTCAGCAAAGCCCAAAAGCGACTGAAGCAAAAACAAAGCACTCGCCATTCGGCCACAATTCCCGGAACATAGACTCTCTCTAGAGAATTCACGGTGCGAGAAGATGACAGAAACCCTCCTCCGCAGCGCGCTTCGGGACGCGTGGTACGGCATCTGCACCTTAGAGCAATGCGAAACCGCCATGATCAAGCTCATACGGCCTATCAATCACACTATAAGAACCTGGGAGTGCTTGGCCGTTGGTCTCCTCGCCCTCGATCTCGTAATCACCCTCTACGGCCTCAGCGCTAATATCTCGGACGCCGTCATCCCCATGCCCGACGAGGTTGCCATCATCGCCTTCACCGAACTTCTAGTCCTCATTCAGCTCATGCAGATACTTCTCCCAGTGTATCCTGCGGAAGAGTTCGAGATGTTCGCCATTCCGCAGCAGCTGAGAGACAAGACCGTTTGCAAATGGGTGAGCGGCGTTTTTGGTCTGCAGGAGGCTGAGCTTCATGAGAGTCGCCGCCACATGAATGAGAATGGACTCAAGGTCTTTGGCGTCTTTCTCATCCCTATTGTAGCCGCTGTTGTATGGAAGTGGAGGAGGGTTCGTCGTCGTCAGAGGGAGTTGGTGAGAGATGAGCAAGCGGCGCTTGTGGCTCAGGCCTTTCGCATGCGGGTCGCTTGAGGAAGGCATAATTGAGGACATAGCCTACCAAAAATTGGCTTTCATGTTTACAGGTTGCGGGTGGATATTGGTCTGTGTACTGGAAATACAACGAAACAGCTTTGAGCGTATGAATAAGTGTTCCATTCATCATCAACAAGGCTCTATGTCGCGTCAGTCCCAAAGGACTTGACATTGCCAACCAACTCTGTAGGTTGAAAAGAAAAATTTGCTTTGCAAGACTTGAAGTGCATTATGATGAAATTGAGCAGCAAAGGAAATGATGTTTGGTCTTGTTCATCTCGTTTGCCTTTTCCGTGTTTACTGGTCTCTCAGACACAACGAATTGTCATGATAAAATACCTGAGTAGAATGTTCAGTCGATCTCAAAATCACAATCTCATCATATAAGTGTCACATACTCCAACAACACTCGACTTGCCATTCCCTACATAATCGGTCAGGCAATCAACACCAAACAACAGCAGTCACCTAGGGACTTTGAGCCCTCGAAGCTCTTCTTACCAGAAGAAACAGTCAGACTACATTTGCTCTGGCCTGCCGTCCCGCTCCTTCCAAAGGTGAAGGCTGGCACCTTCCAAAATTGGGACAACAATCTGAACTTCACCCTCAAACTTCACCTTCGGCCTCTTTGAAGTGGATCACCACCCACTCATCTTATTCATCTATCAATCCAGTGAATATTCACGCGCGCCTTCCTTTTGACGGCCTTCTTCCCTCGATAAAATCCTTCCTCTCACTTCCCTCTCAGGAACTCTCTTCCTCTCACAAACAATCAACCCAGTCCTTCGCGACAAAGGAAATCCTACCTGCGCTATTTCTTCTTTAATCACACAAACCCTTTCACACACCAAGCAACACGCAACCAAGATACTCGGAATGTCTGAATACATTCTTGGTGCCATGTGGTAAGTCTTTCCTTTCTCTCTCGTTCACATTGAAAATTAGAATGACAGGCTGACTTGTTTTTCCACAGGGCCTGGTATGCCTACGATGAGGTTCTGACCAAGAAGCTCATGCAGAAGGCCAAGCCCATTCCCCTTCCCCAGGAGCCCAGCTTCAAGACCACTGATGTCAGCATCATCGTCGCTACTATCAATACTCCCAACACGTTCACCGACTGCCTTCGTCTGTGGCTTGCCAATAAGCCCAAGGAGATCATTATTGTCACCATTGACCGTGACCTCCAGCGTGTCCATGACTTGGTCAAGCCCGTCATCATTGAGGGCGATGATCGCATCAGCGTTATGACTGCCGAGTACGCCAGCAAGCGTTATCAGATGGTCGTTGGCATCAAGGAGGCCCAGGGCAAGATTCTTGCCCTCGTCGACGATGATGCCTTCTGGGGCACTCTGGAGACGCTGCCCTACCTCTTGGCTGGTTTTGAGGACCCCAAGGTTGGCGGTGTCACTGGCAAGCAGAGGTATGTGAAACTCTTGTCTT from Colletotrichum lupini chromosome 2, complete sequence carries:
- a CDS encoding parallel beta-helix repeat protein; this translates as MVKSSVLTAVLALASSAAAQCGSGTPDAKVTGSGSSFVATKGSSQIYSGSDYRAAIQAAVDSISSGQRVSVIASGSIGANTIAIQSGKTFEGCGTINVALRSGRGAIEVTNASGVKIPYLSMTGNPYFGLRFYGTKDLTLGAINMNLSGGIGIRFDRDQAANTNVKMGVITVNGAGSHAVETWNIDGLTIDQVIAKNCGESGLLLQKTTNAKVGLVDGNNVGAGTGYGTLRFANNNGQLASGAYTTNVYVTKVVSRGGGRGIFCVSQSGGAEIGSIDLANNGNNAILIENCYGVTIKGGTVNGGGEVRLSARSEFPITRDISITAKVDGTTVRESPCGTNIKWNLSGNGARNIC